A genome region from Streptomyces xanthophaeus includes the following:
- a CDS encoding carboxylesterase/lipase family protein has product MKRPGRRLPSARALLGTALALIAVLGSAPPAATAAPSGGSPHPVVTVAQGALRGQSRDGAQEFLGVPYAAPPVGDARLRAPAPAPGWHGVREATRQSPACLQFSPFGLSDPAAVSEDCLYLDVYRPRTARPGARLPVIVWMHGGAYSQGTGTQFGGRTMADLTQSVVVSINYRLGQLGYLALPELGRENALRSGSFGLMDQLAALRWTRENIGAFGGNPGSVTISGQSAGSGSVCALLAAPPAAGLFHRAVLQSGPCTLLGTPDSADAEQQARSFAERAGCTASAGVAACLRAASGAALVEAARTLPTRGPASGDGLLPVAPAQAIGRGAWNKVPVLIGSTRSEARFFVALTQPYLTAEQYTAQILAGHGAAGPEVLARYPVAKYGSPYLALSAVMTDSTFACHTAWTAQLFAAQVPTYVYEFDDPRSPTLAGAQVPGLDESNAHSAELAYLHDFTMGERPLTPVQVTLGNRMKRYWAAFARFGAPVVAGQTPWPPTGAGAGDGDATVLTLDPAATRTTTSFGADHSCAFWRTQPPQRL; this is encoded by the coding sequence GGCGACGGCGGCGCCGTCCGGCGGATCACCGCACCCGGTGGTCACCGTCGCGCAGGGCGCCCTGCGCGGCCAGTCCCGCGACGGCGCGCAGGAGTTCCTCGGCGTCCCCTACGCCGCTCCCCCGGTCGGGGACGCGCGGCTACGGGCCCCCGCGCCCGCGCCCGGGTGGCACGGGGTGCGCGAGGCCACCCGGCAGTCCCCCGCGTGCCTGCAGTTCTCGCCCTTCGGCCTGAGCGATCCGGCGGCCGTCAGCGAGGACTGCCTGTACCTGGACGTGTACCGGCCCCGGACCGCCCGCCCCGGAGCCCGGCTCCCGGTGATCGTCTGGATGCACGGGGGTGCGTACAGCCAGGGGACGGGCACCCAGTTCGGCGGGCGGACCATGGCCGACCTCACGCAGAGCGTGGTGGTCAGCATCAACTACCGGCTGGGGCAGCTCGGCTATCTCGCGCTGCCCGAGCTCGGCCGGGAGAACGCCCTGCGCTCCGGGTCCTTCGGGCTGATGGACCAGCTCGCGGCGCTGCGCTGGACCCGGGAGAACATCGGCGCGTTCGGCGGGAATCCGGGCAGCGTCACGATCTCCGGGCAGTCTGCGGGCAGCGGTTCCGTCTGCGCGCTGCTGGCCGCCCCGCCGGCCGCCGGCCTCTTCCACCGGGCCGTGCTGCAGAGCGGTCCGTGCACGCTGCTGGGTACGCCGGACAGCGCGGACGCCGAGCAACAGGCGCGGTCCTTCGCCGAGCGGGCGGGCTGCACCGCTTCCGCCGGGGTGGCCGCGTGCCTGCGTGCCGCCTCCGGGGCGGCGCTGGTCGAGGCGGCCCGTACGCTGCCCACGCGCGGTCCGGCCTCCGGTGACGGGCTGCTGCCGGTCGCTCCCGCGCAGGCCATCGGGAGGGGTGCGTGGAACAAGGTGCCGGTGCTGATCGGGAGCACCCGCTCCGAGGCCCGCTTCTTCGTGGCGCTGACGCAGCCGTACCTGACCGCCGAGCAGTACACGGCGCAGATCCTGGCCGGTCACGGGGCGGCCGGGCCCGAGGTGCTGGCGCGCTATCCGGTGGCGAAGTACGGCTCGCCGTATCTGGCGCTGTCCGCGGTCATGACGGACTCGACCTTCGCGTGCCACACCGCGTGGACGGCGCAGCTGTTCGCGGCCCAGGTGCCGACGTACGTCTACGAGTTCGACGACCCGCGGTCGCCGACGCTGGCGGGCGCGCAGGTGCCGGGCCTGGACGAGTCGAACGCGCACAGTGCGGAGCTGGCCTATCTGCACGACTTCACGATGGGCGAGCGCCCGCTGACGCCGGTGCAGGTCACGCTCGGGAACCGGATGAAGCGCTACTGGGCGGCGTTCGCCCGCTTCGGCGCCCCTGTGGTGGCGGGCCAGACCCCGTGGCCGCCGACCGGAGCCGGAGCCGGAGACGGAGATGCCACGGTGCTCACCCTGGACCCGGCGGCGACGCGGACGACCACGTCCTTCGGGGCGGACCACAGTTGCGCGTTCTGGCGGACGCAGCCTCCGCAGCGGCTCTGA